The Panthera tigris isolate Pti1 chromosome E3, P.tigris_Pti1_mat1.1, whole genome shotgun sequence genome segment tggagGGAGGGACCCATGAAGGTGAAAGTGACTAGGGCCCAAAAAGGTCACAATGCCACCCTGCTGTGCTAAGATTGAAAATTCTGGGATGGAAGCAGGGCACTAAATCTAGCAAGAGGATCTAGGTCAACCACTGGGCACAGCTGTTGTCAACAACATTTACTCAGTCAATTAGCCAAGAGCCAGAGTTCACACACCGGATGCTGGTGGAGCAGAAACATCTTTTGTGGATGACTGAGAAATGGTAGGTGGCCCCAATAAGACTTTTGTGAAGACTAAGAGATGGAGGTTTATAAGAGAGCTAGAATAGTGCCTGCACAAAGTAGAACCACAATAAATGGTAACTGAGTTGGAATTCTCATTCTCATCCTACCACTCATGTGCAATGTGACTcggagctttagtttcctcatctgtaaaatatgaacAACAGTAATACCCACTTCCCAGAGTCatttactaaaagaaaacaacacaaaatctGGCTCTCAGGATGGATCCATGGGCCTCTATCTCCCTACTCACAGTTCTCCACTTACCTGCCCAGCAATAGGTTTATTGCAGGAGCCACAGAGACCCTTGGTCTGGGTGGGAACACCACGGCGGCTGAGATCAGACTGCAGCAGTCCCAACATGGTGTCTAGGCTGCCCTTGCTAGTTGGCCCTGGTGAGGATGGGGAGCCCTCATTCACAGAGCTTGGCACTGGTGGCTGAGTTGACCCAGAGGTTGGAAGCTGCAGCAAGAAGGACATGAGAGTTGAGTCAGCAAGGCAGAAGAAGTGGATGGTTCTAAAAGGGGTTGGGGAGCCACAAATCCACACTGGCCCACCTCCTACCTGACTCACGTGGTTCTGGACACGGAAGTCAGACAGTGAAGCCATCAGCCTATCCAATTCCAGGGTGGCCGAGGTTGCTGAAGGCTTTGGGAGAACAGGGGATGGGCTGGGAGGGCTGTGAAGAACACAACTTGTGTTAGCTCAGAGCCACCCAGAATAATGAATGCTATCCTCCAGTAATTCAGGCATCTATCACCTCTCTCCCAGCTCTACCAGCCATATCAAACTCACAGGCTGGGCCTTTTCTTGTCCTCAGATTGGTCCTCCTTCTGTTCCCCTGCAGTCTCCTTGCTAGATGGGAACTGAGACATTATTTCAtctgcagagaggagagaagggcacTGGATATGGGGTCATACTCTATCCCCTTCCAGTTAAGACTTGTGTCCCGTTAGCTGCTACTCTGGAAGAGTATACCCCTCAGTCTTTTCCCTTCTCCACCGTGTCCCCATCCCATCAAGGCCTATCTCTGTGACCTGGTACCTGTGATGTTGAACTGGGTAGCATTAAGTTCCTGAAGCAATCGGTCTAGTTCACAGAGGCCTGTGCCCAAGACACCACTGGAAGAGGAGAATGGAGGGGCCGCAGGAGCTGCAGGTTTTGGGGACCGAGGCTTGCACACCGtactggaaaacagggtggaagCCTGGGTTCAGGGGTGGGGAATCCAAGCCTCTTCACCTGAGTCTTAATTGGCTTCTACTTCCTGCAGTTCCCAGAACCCTCACCTGTACAGATGGTCCTTGTCCCCAGAAGCTCCTGAAGACTCCCCAGATCCTGTCTACAGAGAGAAGGATGCATGTGTGGGATGATAGGCCTATACTTTGCCCCACTCAAGCTCAGATTCTCCTAGCCCTGGCCAAACTTGGCCCTAGTATCACCCCAGTCCCCCACATTTGATCTCACCTGTGACTGGTGGCCATAGGGCAGGGGAGATGTGAAAGGCTCCGGAGACCTCTCTTTTGGAGCCCCTGACCTTGGCATGTGTGAGGTGGTGGTCTCCAGGTCAGACAGCAGGGCATCTGCAGGGGAGAGTCCGTCAGGATGAGAAGTTGAGAGGTTAAGGTTAGAGCAGAGACAGGGACTTAAGAGATTAGAAGATAAGAGTTCCAAGTAGGCAGTAGTTGAGGAGGACAGAAGCCAGTATTAAGAGCAGAAGTTAAGAATCAGATGGAAACACAGACCAGACCAAGGCAGAGAAGTAGAAGTGCAGCAGGGAATATTTATGACCAAAAACATCCCAAATGGCTCATCTTGGGAGTCATGCACAAAAACCACCTGATTCTTTTACTTTCTGCATCTTCCCTGATGCAGTCAAAATTGACGATTTACGCAAGCCAAATCTGGCTTCACCCCAAATTGCTCAGTTGGCTGTATGCCTGGCACCCCGTTTTCTGGTTGGATGCTCTTTCTGCCCACTAattcctgctcccctcccccacctaaaCAGACTCGCTCAGCTCTGGCACAACTCCAGGTACTGGGTCCCACCCTATGCTCCTCATTGGCAGGTCTCCTGGGACCTGCtttctgattggcttattttcCATACAAGCCGGTTACCCCTACTGAGCAGCACCCCCTACTGAAGGGTGCCTGAACCCCTTCTCTTCCATGGAGAGTACAGCCTTTCCAACAGACCAGGAGGAGGAGATGCCTGGgtcctccttcttcctccaagacaaccccccacacccacccatcCTCAGAACTAGATCCTTTGAATCCTTTCCTTTCCAGAACCTAGAAGTCCCTACTCCTTTATTCATCTCTGAGTACCACAGTGGAACCCTTAACCTCTTCCTGGCATCTTGGCACTCATCTGTTCTCTTTCTAGGCGGAAAGACCCGACCCCTACCATACTTAGGGTCCCttaactcttttcttctcttaaactCTGAGCAGGCCCATTTTCTTCTCGAGAATTCGATTTCATATTCTCCCTTCCCATCTACTTTCCCAGGCCTTGACCCCAAGACCCCTTTAACCCTTCCCTTCCCAGAGCCCCTGAGCCCAGGCGCCCACTGGCAGGCGCTGCACCTCCCTGCCCATCCGTCAGCAGCCTGTGATGGAGGGAGCTGagtgagggaagaagggagggagctgagcgaggaaagaagggagggagcgGCCAGTCCgggaaaggcaggaagggagaggcaggaagggggacGTGGAGTCGGAAAGGAGGCGCGGGCAAAGACCAGAATCAAGAAGACAGAAGGCAGGGATGGGGCGATTTGGGGAGTGCAAGGGGGCTCCAGGATGAGGAAGCCGGTCTAGATGGTGGTGAGGAGCTGGGGATAAGGGGACCCAAGCCCCACTCACCCAGGTCCTCCATGGCGGGGCACGGGCGCACCGCGCGGGGCGAGCAGGGCGGGGGCTGTgtccggtgggggcggggggtgagggacGTCCGGGAGTTGGAGGCCCGGCCGTGACCATGTAAGGAAGCCGGGACCCGCTGGGATGGagctggtggggggcgggagggggggtgggtgggtagcgAGGGTGCAAAGAACGGGAGAACCCAGGATGGGGGCGTGTAAAGGAAGGAGGGCCAAGGCCCACCCAGGCCCAGCCCGCCTGTCTGCCGCAGAGGCAGCCACACCCCAGCCTTGGCCTCAGCTACAGGGAGCCCCAGGctgcctgagccaaagtcaaagaggctCTCCCAGACCAAGCTGGAGATCCTCTGCTCAGTGAGACTCTTAGACCAGACTGAGGCCCCCAAGCAGACACCCCCCACCAAGGCTAGCACCCTGAGTCCTTGATAGAGCCCCTGTCCACTCAGGCCATTCCAGAGAGACTTGCCCCAGACAGAATTGTTGGGTTGCGGGCAGAAGTGATCATTCTAAGGATCAGTTAGACAGCAGGTTCAGGGACATTCCCTTGGAGACCCTGATAGCAATGACATGAACAGATCCCAAATGGCACATATACTAGACACAAATCTCTCAGAAATGGAGACAGATAGACACAATGAACTCTCCCATCCTCTAAGCCAGGACCTTCTCTCCAAAAATTGGAACCAAACATATAGACACAGGTAAACTGAACCCAGGCCCAAGCCCCATGCAGACTCAGGGAAAACACTTTCAGGCAACCAGACCACAGCCAGCCTTCAAGACAAAGCCTTTCCCCAACACTGAGGCGACCCTTGGGAAAGAGCCCTTTCCCAAGATACTGGTGAACACAGAGAAGACACAGACCCCATCCACAAAGGAACAAGGGGACTTCCCTCGACTGAGACCCCTGGAAATCAAGGTGGAAGTGAACACTTAGAGCGGAGTTTGGACAGACACAACAGTGTTGCAGTCCCTGGACTGTGGGTCTCAACCCAgcagcaaattaaaacaacctgggaagctttttaaaaatactgatgcccagAGCATCCTCCCCTCAGTCCAATTCAATGAGAAAGAGCctaggcatcagtatttttaaaaagctctctgGGTAGTTCTAATGCACAACCCAAGAACAGAGACCTGGACActcacagaagcacagagataGCAAGTGTCAACCTTAGCTCCCCAGAAGCTAACTGGCAGCCAGTCCGGGCACCCTCCTTGAAGTCAGGCTGCCACCTGAGTGGTTTAGTGATCTGGGATCCTGGTGATGTAGATCCTGCCTTGAGAGATCATACACAGTGCAACATAAGCTGAATACAACTCGGAGCTCTGGCCCTCTCTGAGCAAAACTAAGACAGGGGTTTGGGGACTCTAGGAACATAGAGGTCTTCCTTCAGGCTAATAGCAGAAGGACACTTCGTCCAAGagatgaaaacagacacagagactgaAGACCCAAGATGAGCAAAGGTCACTCAGGAAACAGTAATGCCAAGGCCTTGGACATACATCCCCACACTCACATTTCCTCAGCCCAGCCCCTTCAAAAGACACTAACCAAAGTCTGTATGTCTAGCTGGATACCTGAGCAATGAAGTTGCATAAGCAGAAAGCAGGCTTCTCCCAGTACTCTACTCTATCCCAGGACTCCAGGAACCACTGCATAATTACTTATTAAACTCCTACATGCCAAGGGTGGCCTGTGTTGAGACACATCAACTTGGACAAGACCCTGTTTGATGGGTGAAGGGAGTGGGGGGACTCCCACAGGAAAGTAAGCAGAGACACCACACAATAGGGGTATCCAATTCCAAAGTTTTTAATCTCAACTCTGGAAGGCTGGCCCAGGCCAGGTGCCTGGAGCCCTGGGCCGTTCTTCATCTGTGGGTCCCACACTCAGACCCTGGCGTCTTCAGACCATCATCCTGGGGTACAGCTCCATTCTCTCATCGGTCCTCAATGGTGACTTCTGCTCAGCTTCCTCTTATGCTGCTCTGAGGGAGTCCTCCTTCATAGCCAACTCATCCTTGGATCCCCTCCCAGGGGACATCAACAGTCTAAGCTGGAACCCTTGCCCCCGAATTCAACCCCCATTACCACAGCCAGTAAAGCCTCAGTCAGCGGCCCTGCCTCCTCGCCTGCTGCCTCCACAAGCCCCACTAAGGCCAAGGCCCGTTTCCGAGGGCACTgccctggccccagagcccagcGGGCACAATGGGCAACCAATCGGGGCCGGCCCAGGCGGAATACTTCACCCACTGACTCTGGGCCACCATGGGGTCCCAGGTGGATGTGGCCCACagcctcttccagctcctcctccagcccagggAGCAAAAAACGGCCAGCAGCCTCCAGTGCCTCCTCAGCCTCTGAGCCCAGCAGGGGCTGGCCTGGTGGGGGAACAGGCCCCAGTGTAGCGCCACAGCCCCGGCAGCCATGCAAGTGATGCAGGATAGGCCAGGCTGCACTGGGTGACAGGCCTCGAAGTGGCACCAGGTCCATCTGGGCTTCGGCAAAGCTGCCAGCTAGCAGGGCCCGGAAGAAAGGGGAGGCAGTAGCTGAGGCAGCTCGCTGGGCAGGGAGCCGTAGGCCTGAGTCCAGTAGGAAATGAAGGtcaggggctgggatgggggctgGGCCCAGCAGATGTTCATAAAGGCAAGGGGAGGGGGCATCTAGATCCAAAGGGATTGTAGGTGGGAGGGCTGGGCTCACAGTGGGAGACACCAGGCCTTGGAGGCAGGAAAGGGAGTCCGCagcaaagaagaggaagagtggATGTGGAGCTGGCCGAGTTAGTGCTGAGAGGAGGAGCCGGAGGCCGCCCTGGTCCAGAAGTAGCCGGCGCCACAGAGAGGGCTTCCTTTGGGAAGAAAGGGAATCTTTCAGAAGGTGAAAAATGGTGGCATTAGGGAATGGCAACCTTGCTCCCCTGATCCCTATGAGGCACCCACATCCCCCTCACCGACAGATGAAGGGCAGGGTCAGTGCACAGGCCACGCGGTCCTCAGGGCTTCCTGAGAGCAGCAGATGAGTGAGGGCGCCCACTCCAAAGGGTGATTCAGCCTGCACAGTCAGGTTCTGCAGCAGCATCTCACCTGCAGAGATGGGCAGAGCAAGTCAGGTTGGGAGTTGATGTCCCAACTCTGGGTCCTTCAAAGGAATGAGGCTAAAACCTCACGGCATGGAAGGGGGTAGGACTGCAGGCCCTAGAGGGAAAGGGTCCAGATGCTAGGAACTGAAGATCAAGGGCAAGAACAAAGTGTGATAGTCAGGGCGTACGTACATCTGGGTTCTAAAGGACTCATAATCTGCAGTCAAGACACAGAAGACAGGGCAGTCCCTGGCAGTGTTGGGATTGGTGGGGGGGCTAGGAGGATATGGTGCCTGAGCCAGAGTTTTCTAACTCAGTGTGCCCAGTGGGAAGGCAATCAGGATAGTGCAGAACCAAGAGCATATTGGGTAATGAAATACAGACAAACATGATTCTAAGTTGTTAGGACCAAGCCTGGTGTTGGGGTACACAGGCCCCAAGACTTGGGCAGAGGATGGAGCGGAACTTTGCATGCTGGGagtccctccctcttcccacctggTGACTGAGGTTGGATggtgggctgggcagggcagTGAGAAAGCTATGAACAGCAGAGTGAGGTTCTCAGTCCAGAACCAGAGGGGGATGGGGCCTCTTATGGGGGACACACCCAGCTCCCGGTGCTGGCGTCGAACTGGGCGGGCACGCAGCGTGGGCCAATCATCCGGGGCAACACCTAACACAAGCCAGGCACGCAGCAGTGCAGCACCATAGCTGCGCACAAAGGCCTCGAGACAGGCAGGGTTGCAGGTAAGGCGTGCCAGGATGCGCAGTGCACGTGGGCTCGGTGGACCCGGTGAGCCCGTCACATAGGCCAGCAGGCCACATAGGGCTGGGCTGGTCACCAATGCCCCACTTGGGTCGGGAGCCTGGGAGAAGCGCGACAGTAGCAGCAGCGCTGGCCCCTCGCGGCCCCAAGGCTCCTCAGAGGTGGCGGCAGGGCTGCGGCCAGGTGTGCGCAGTGTGCGAGGCGTCCGCAGTGAAGctgggcccagggtggggctggttGGCTCAGCTGGCTCCGGTGGCGGTGGAGGTGGGGGACATCGCTCAGGGGACCAGTCAGGAGAGATGTCTCCCGGGCCTGCGGCGTAGCCTTCAGAGATCAGCCATGACCtgtagaggggaaaatggggagactGAACCCAGAACCACAACAAAGGAGCAGAGCCAAAGAGCTGTCATGTAAAACTAAGTGACTGAAGCCAGGGAGAGGAAATGAGGCCAGGGGGGataggagagaaagggaaatggggaaaaatacCCCAACTCAGTCAGCAATTACTGATACCTATTATGTACGAAGTCCAGTATTAGGTACCGGGCATGAACAGTAAGAAAACTAAAGTCCCCATCCTACCAGAGTTTATATTCTATTGAGGGGTGAACAGACAACAAAGTAAAAATGGTCCAGTGAACCTGTCTGGGTCCCAAAGTTCAGAGGTGCTGGCGTAGAGCCAAGGCCAAAGATGGACTCaggaaaaagaatgtttaatGATGACTAGAAAGTGGTCATGTCCGGGGAGAATGAGGAATCAGGAATCAGAGTCAACAAGAGTTGACTGAGATAGAATGGGGTAGTGAAGACAGCCAGAGTCCTCAACCCACAGCAATCAGGTGGGGATTCACCTTAGGCTTCGGAAGCTTCCAGCTTCTGCCCGCTCAGGGGTCCGCTCCTCAGGAAAGTCCCAGGAAGcagcttctcttccctcttcttcctcatcaCCAGCATCACCACACAGCTGCCCAGCCAAGAGAGGTACAAGTCCCAGAGCCTGTAGCCGGCCCAGGGCTCCAGTATCATACAGGAAGCCCACGAGGGCAGCCACGACACgaaggtgccaggcactggcacGAGGGTCCCGTAGCAGGCCCATCAACAGCTCCAAACCACCAGCATCCCGCAGCCGGGCCCGGTTGATGGCCTCCCGGCACAGCAGGCACACGGCTCGTACCAGGGGCTGCTGAGAGGCTGGGCCAGCCCCATTAGGTCCCCTGCGCCGCCGGAGTTCACCCAGTAGTACTTCCACACCCCCAGCATTGCCCAATGCAGGCCGTACAAGGCCCTGGGCACACAGGTTGGCAAGGATCAAGATAGTTGCCTCCCGTACTGCCTTTTTGGGGTGGGAGGCCAAACTGACCAGTGGGCCTAATCCTCCACCCAGACTTAGCTGCTCAGCACAGGCCCGGGAGCAGCCTCGACTCAGCTCTAAGAGGGCACGGACTAGGGCCAAGGTCAGTGCAGGGTCTGGGGCAGCGGCCAGAAGCTCAGCCAGAGGGCGTACTGCTCCCTGCTGTGCCAGGGCCAGGCGGTGCTGGGGTGAGTCGGCCAGGTTGCGGAGGGCACGCACCACACTCTGCAGGCACTGGGAGTCCTGGCAGGCTGTCAGGCTCTCAACCAGCAAGGGAACAGCAcctggagagggaaaaggagtaCAAAGAGTGAGCAAGGAGATACCTACGCTCCTTCTCCCACACCAAGCCCTAGCTAACTCCACACTCATAGCTTTCTCACCAGCAGAATGGATGTCCCCACAGCTCTCAGGTTCCATGGCTAAGTTCCCCAGAGCACGGGCTGTTCTGTTCTGGATGCTGTCTGTCTTCACGCACTGAAGAATAGTCACTGCAAGATAATTTGGTCTCTTGAGGGTCCTGCCCCTTCTTGTCTCTCTCATTAATGACCTTAAGAATGTGGCCTGagagggtcagggaaggcctccagAAGAGGCTGACACTTACTGGATCTGAAAGGTTAAATAGGTAGGTATTTGTTAGAAAGATAGTGGATGGGGGTGCTACAGGGCATTTCAAGTTTGGAAGCAGCCTTTGCAAAGGCCCAGAAGTGAGATCCAATGTCTGTGCTATGCCCTCATGAAGGGCCTCAAATGCCAGCCCAAGGGATCAGGCAGGACTTGAATATGAGGGCACTGGGAACCACAAAGGGTTTTAAGAATAGAAGTGAAGTGATACAATCTGGTAGCCATGGGGAGAATGGATTATAGGGAAAAAGAgtaaggcagggagagaggcaaggagaCTCTTGTTAAGGTGAGAAAGGACAGTGGCTTAAAGCAAGTCAGCTACCACCACAGCTCAGCACATGGGCACCAGTCTCTGGGCACATGaaagaagaaggaataaatgTGGACGGACATAGGAgttatttaaaatgcagaaaaggggcgcctgggtggctcagtcagttaagcgtctgactttggctcaggtcatgatctcacagttcatgggttcgagccctgcatcgggctctgtgctgacagctcagagcctggagcctgcttcagattctgtgtctccctctctctctgctctctccccactcatactctgtgtctcaaaaataaataaatgttaaaaacaaatttttaatacaGAATAGTGATTGAATGATGAGAGTTATATGCTAATAACAAGATCTATAATTTATTGAGGACTTATTAATGTGGCAGGCCTCTTGTCAAACACGTTATGGTCCAGATGCattttatacaatttaaaaatatgttaaattttagttttgtacaaaaaaattaagatttcatCAAAACTGGCAtaatttcagggcgcctgggtggctcagtcggttgggtgtctgacttcagctcaggtcatgatcccacggtccaagagttcaagccctgtgtcaggttctgtgctgacagctcagagcctggaacttgctttggattctgtgtctccctctctctgcccctcccccactcatgctctgtctctctctctctctctgtcaaaaataaataaacattaaaaaaaaaaaagctggcataATTTCATAACCGGTAGGCACTCTGTAAACTGTGTTCACATTGCCACAAGGTGGCGCCAACTTAGCTGGTAAACAAACGCTTGCGATCTTTTGTTAGAATTTGTTCTTATTGTGCTGGTTTTTAATACCTCAAAGTACCCAGTCTTAGAATATCTGCGTTCAATGTTTGTACTCGGCTTCTCACTACTTCAATTTTGtaaggtagctattattattcacTTTTACAACAAGGAATTCTAGCCTCGGTTCTCTCGGTCTAGCTCACGGCAGAAAACCACAACTTCTGACCTCAAGTTCACCAAATGGGAGCTCTGCACAGGGCCACTCAGTAGGCATGGAGTGTCTGCTATAAACCTCATAAATGGAGGGTAAGAATTACCCAAAAGTCACCAAATAACCCTTTGGTCTCCAGTAGCTCGGATTCGAGGGATGTGCCCAACAACCAACACGCAGGTAATGGCTGTAATTATCTGATCTGGTCACGATTGGGTATCATCTATAAGGAAGGCTTGAAGGTTTGAGAGCCGGGGGGGAGGTTGCACGGTCTAAAGGCGTGTTCTTCCAGCATACAACACAAAGAACTCAAGACTCCGCCCAAGCCCAGACAAGGAAGGATTTGTGAGTGGAATCCTTCTAGGAAATGAGGGCGGAGCACTTACCCAAAGAGAGAATGCCTCCGAGCCTGCGCACTTCAGTCCGGCACGCCCCTTCCGTACAGCAGTTGGCTAGGATGCTGAGCGCCAAGTCCAGGGTCTTGCGCAGGCGCGCTGGCGGCGAGggcgacgacgacgacgacgcagaggagggggcagggcccgACGAGGGGGCGGGGCCATCATAAATCGCTGACTCGACCGACGAGGGGGCGGAGCCTGAGCCAGCCTGGGACGGGGCGGGACCCGCTGCCGCCGCTCGCCGCAGCAGCGCGAGAAGGGGGCGGAGCCCGCCGCGCGCCCGGAAGCGCTCGATTCCCCCTGCTGCCTTGACGTGGCGTGTGCGGAGGGCTAAGAGCGCACGGCCCAAGGGTGTCTCGTTGGTAGCTGTGTCCTTTCCCCCACCTAGACCCTCCCCGGCCGCCGCTGTGAGCTGCGCGAGGCAGAACGAGAGCGAGTCCGTGAGAGTCGGTTTCGCAGCCGCCATCTTGGCTCAGGCCTAAGGCTCCGCCCCCCTCCTTGCCGTCCGTCCAAGGGAGCGGAACTGGAGGAGGGGCGTGGCCACGCACCTCCTCTCTGACGCTTTTTAAGTAGCGCCGCCGCAGTTATTTTGCAAGTTGGAAGTTGTAGTTCTCAATCCCGGCCCTCTGGACAGTCGCTGAAGGCACGTAGAGTAATGGTTATCTAATCGTGCGAACCCAAGAATCGTGTGCGGTGCATGTTGGGATATGTAGTCCGCGCCTTGCTTAGTACGCTTAGGTTATAGGACGGAGGGGAAACTCTCAGGCGGCTCGCAGTGGGCTGGTTCTTTTGGAGAACCCAGACGTCCGACCATGGAGTCTCAGTACCGTGCTGCCCCAAGTGACGTGGCTATTCCGTCCCCCGCGTGTCCACCACAGCgaccctcccttttccttccggCTCGCTTCGCTGCCCACAGTGATGGCCAGGGCACCGAAGTCCGTGCTGACGGACTCAGGACCGCGAGCAAGGCCAAAAGGGTCAAGTTGCTGTTAGTGGCCGCAGATTGGGAGCTCTTGCTCAGTCAAGTGAATGAGAGGGTTAAACCTACCGAGACCGTTCCCTGCCACTTCCTAGAGCGGCACGGGCTATTGGGCATTTCCGCTTCCGGTGCTGGATTCCCTGGGTTCCGAATGTCTTGCCGCTGTGCTTGTGAACTGAATGGGTGGTTTTTAGGAAACGGGGCTTTATTCACGGCGATGCAGTCAACGTCGCCAGAAGTGGCAAGGGAGAACTAAGACGGGGCGGAGCGGCAGGGAACTGGACATCCCAAGGAAACCCTGAGGTTCACCCTCTTTAGCGGAGTTGTTCCACCAGAGCTGCCCTCCCTGGTGTGGCTGCGATAGCCGGCCGCCTGGGAAATGCTGCTGGACTTGGAATGCCTATGTAGGTTGAGCTCTGGCCCAGGGAAGAAGCTTCTGACAGGACAAACTGTCCTGCACTCCCCAAAGCCTTCGGGTGCCGGGCGTGTGGACTGATCGCAGCGTACCTCCCTGACCTTCTTCACCACCAAAGCAGCCATGTGGGTGGCAAGCCTTGTAGTGTTGTTCGGAGTGTGGCAAAAGCTTCCAACGTGGCTTAGATTTAGTTAAGCACTACCAGATACACACCGGCGAGAAACCATACCTCTGCCATGCGTGTGGCTGTTGCTTCAGTCTGAGCTCCAATCTCTTGCCACACCGTAGTTTCCCACTCAGGGTTCTGGCCCCACAAATTCCCAGAGTGTGGGGAGGCTTTTGGCCGCAGATCTGACTTGGTTAAACACCAACGGCAGCATACCAGTGAGAAGTCCTGTACATGCTGAATGTACTAAGACTCGGCGTTAGTTCCAATCTAATCCAGCGCCAGAGCGCCCACACAGGCAAGAAACCCTACTGTTGTGGGGACTGCAGGAAGAGCTTCAGCTTTAGCTCCAACCTGTTACAGTACCAGCGCTCACACGGGTGTGAAGCTCTTACTGCTTTGCCTGGTGCAGTGACAGCTTTGGGCACAGCTCTTATCTGCTCAAGCCCCAATGTTCACACACTGGGGAGAAGCCTTATAATTGCTGTGAGTGTGGCAGGAATTTCACAGTTTGGACTGCCTAtgacacaaacatacacacataatgaAGAATGATCCTTCAAGTGTTCTGAGTGTGGCTGTGGCTTTAGTGAGTGCATCCAATGCACTGAACACCAGCACATCCACTTGGGTGAATGACCCTTTGCCTGTTCAGAATGTGACAAAATCTTCTCCCACAGCCCCAAGCTCCTTAAACACCAATGCTACCATATAGGCAAGAAGCCCTATAAGTACTCCAGTTGCAGCAAGAGTTTTGTAGACAGTTCAAGTTTGCTGCAGCACCAACATACTCAGGTCAGAAGCCTTACACTTGCAGTGAGTGTGGTAAGAGCTTCAGCCAGAGCTCCTACCTTCTCATCCATCAGGTGGCCCAGAGGGTGAAAAGCCCTATGTCTGCCTGCACTGTGGCAAGGCATTTGCCCACAGCTCCAACCTAGGCCAACACCAACAGATGCACCAGGGTGGCAGCCCCTGCCAATATCCCTGGGTTCAGTTTCAGCCCAAACTTCAGTTCTAACTTTGCTCCAGTCCTCAAGGAGCCTGAGCGGACCAGCATCTCTAACCAAACCTCCTTTCTGCTCCTCTAGGGCTGTTGATTCATGGACTGAATCAGAGAACCCCAGGCTGGAAGAATTATAACCAGTAGAGCTGGGAttactgttttcaaagaaccttccaagaaaagaaagcttAGCCCTGTTTTTTGAGGCC includes the following:
- the ARMC5 gene encoding armadillo repeat-containing protein 5 isoform X2; amino-acid sequence: MAAAKPTLTDSLSFCLAQLTAAAGEGLGGGKDTATNETPLGRALLALRTRHVKAAGGIERFRARGGLRPLLALLRRAAAAGPAPSQAGSGSAPSSVESAIYDGPAPSSGPAPSSASSSSSPSPPARLRKTLDLALSILANCCTEGACRTEVRRLGGILSLGAVPLLVESLTACQDSQCLQSVVRALRNLADSPQHRLALAQQGAVRPLAELLAAAPDPALTLALVRALLELSRGCSRACAEQLSLGGGLGPLVSLASHPKKAVREATILILANLCAQGLVRPALGNAGGVEVLLGELRRRRGPNGAGPASQQPLVRAVCLLCREAINRARLRDAGGLELLMGLLRDPRASAWHLRVVAALVGFLYDTGALGRLQALGLVPLLAGQLCGDAGDEEEEGREAASWDFPEERTPERAEAGSFRSLRSWLISEGYAAGPGDISPDWSPERCPPPPPPPEPAEPTSPTLGPASLRTPRTLRTPGRSPAATSEEPWGREGPALLLLSRFSQAPDPSGALVTSPALCGLLAYVTGSPGPPSPRALRILARLTCNPACLEAFVRSYGAALLRAWLVLGVAPDDWPTLRARPVRRQHRELGEMLLQNLTVQAESPFGVGALTHLLLSGSPEDRVACALTLPFICRKPSLWRRLLLDQGGLRLLLSALTRPAPHPLFLFFAADSLSCLQGLVSPTVSPALPPTIPLDLDAPSPCLYEHLLGPAPIPAPDLHFLLDSGLRLPAQRAASATASPFFRALLAGSFAEAQMDLVPLRGLSPSAAWPILHHLHGCRGCGATLGPVPPPGQPLLGSEAEEALEAAGRFLLPGLEEELEEAVGHIHLGPHGGPESVGEVFRLGRPRLVAHCARWALGPGQCPRKRALALVGLVEAAGEEAGPLTEALLAVVMGVEFGGKGSSLDC
- the ARMC5 gene encoding armadillo repeat-containing protein 5 isoform X1; this translates as MAAAKPTLTDSLSFCLAQLTAAAGEGLGGGKDTATNETPLGRALLALRTRHVKAAGGIERFRARGGLRPLLALLRRAAAAGPAPSQAGSGSAPSSVESAIYDGPAPSSGPAPSSASSSSSPSPPARLRKTLDLALSILANCCTEGACRTEVRRLGGILSLVTILQCVKTDSIQNRTARALGNLAMEPESCGDIHSAGAVPLLVESLTACQDSQCLQSVVRALRNLADSPQHRLALAQQGAVRPLAELLAAAPDPALTLALVRALLELSRGCSRACAEQLSLGGGLGPLVSLASHPKKAVREATILILANLCAQGLVRPALGNAGGVEVLLGELRRRRGPNGAGPASQQPLVRAVCLLCREAINRARLRDAGGLELLMGLLRDPRASAWHLRVVAALVGFLYDTGALGRLQALGLVPLLAGQLCGDAGDEEEEGREAASWDFPEERTPERAEAGSFRSLRSWLISEGYAAGPGDISPDWSPERCPPPPPPPEPAEPTSPTLGPASLRTPRTLRTPGRSPAATSEEPWGREGPALLLLSRFSQAPDPSGALVTSPALCGLLAYVTGSPGPPSPRALRILARLTCNPACLEAFVRSYGAALLRAWLVLGVAPDDWPTLRARPVRRQHRELGEMLLQNLTVQAESPFGVGALTHLLLSGSPEDRVACALTLPFICRKPSLWRRLLLDQGGLRLLLSALTRPAPHPLFLFFAADSLSCLQGLVSPTVSPALPPTIPLDLDAPSPCLYEHLLGPAPIPAPDLHFLLDSGLRLPAQRAASATASPFFRALLAGSFAEAQMDLVPLRGLSPSAAWPILHHLHGCRGCGATLGPVPPPGQPLLGSEAEEALEAAGRFLLPGLEEELEEAVGHIHLGPHGGPESVGEVFRLGRPRLVAHCARWALGPGQCPRKRALALVGLVEAAGEEAGPLTEALLAVVMGVEFGGKGSSLDC